The Lysobacterales bacterium region GGCGGCGCCGCGCGCGGTGTCGCACCGGCGCTGATCGAAGCCGGCGTGGCCGAGCTGATGATCGTCAACCGCAGCCCGGAGCGCGCCGACAAGCTCGCCGACATCCTCGGTGAGCCGGACCGCGTCAAGACGCGCTACTGGCAGGATCTGGGCGAGCAGGGCAGCTTCGAGCTGATCATCAACGCGACCTCGGCGGGTCGCCTGGGCGGTGCGCTCGATCTGCCCTTCGCTCTGCTGGCGCCGCGCGCGCTGTGCGTCGATCTGAGCTACGGCGAGGCGGCGATCGGCTTTCTGTCCTGGGCCCGCGCCGGCGGCTGCGAGCACGCGGTCGACGGCCTCGGCATGCTGATCGAACAGGCTGCCGAGAGCTTCCTGCGCTGGCACGGCGTGCGCCCGCAGACCGACGAGGTCTATGCCGCCCTGCGTGTGCGCCAGAACGAACTGCAGACGGCCGACTGATGCAGTGCCGGACGGGCTGCGGCGCCTGCTGCATCGCGCCCAGCATCAGCAGCCCCATCCCCGGCATGCCGCAGGGCAAGCCCGCCGGCGTGCGCTGC contains the following coding sequences:
- the aroE gene encoding shikimate dehydrogenase: MTQHFAVFGQPIHHSLSPWIHHEFGKQCGIDLDYRAIEASPEDFATAIASFGAAGGRGANITLPHKEAAYALCKEVSEYAFHAGAVNTLIRQGDGWLGDNTDGAGLIRDLTERERLDLRGRRCLMIGAGGAARGVAPALIEAGVAELMIVNRSPERADKLADILGEPDRVKTRYWQDLGEQGSFELIINATSAGRLGGALDLPFALLAPRALCVDLSYGEAAIGFLSWARAGGCEHAVDGLGMLIEQAAESFLRWHGVRPQTDEVYAALRVRQNELQTAD